In a single window of the Littorina saxatilis isolate snail1 linkage group LG3, US_GU_Lsax_2.0, whole genome shotgun sequence genome:
- the LOC138961267 gene encoding toll-like receptor 1: protein MPKLAYQGNVLTATSLQAALHNVSSIEVLNIQGNRLTTVTQSTFPSLFLQHVKEIDLSNNRFACTCELLWFRKWLDDEKTQRKIKITGYPNHGYICNYPLHMRRVRLDDFHPTEDECNPLRRAYSLIGIVGGVVVVAAVVVSVVVYRYRWELRFYLYRLRRLYVQVNTEGTTECFRYDLYLAHSADDLDWINEELLPLLEREHGLAVFVEERDTVGGAVAAGT, encoded by the exons atgcCG AAGCTGGCTTATCAAGGGAACGTTCTGACTGCGACCAGTCTCCAGGCAGCTCTCCACAACGTAAGTAGCATTGAGGTGCTCAACATCCAGGGCAACAGACTGACCACCGTCACACAGTCCACCTTCCCCAGCCTCTTCCTCCAACACGTCAAGGAGATTGACCTCAGCAACAACCGTTTCGCCTGCACGTGCGAACTGCTATGGTTTCGCAA ATGGCTTGATGATGAGAAGACACAACGAAAGATCAAGATCACTGGCTACCCGAATCATGGCTACATATGCAACTACCCCCTTCACATGAGAAGGGTTCGCCTGGATGACTTCCACCCAACTGAGGACGAATGCAACCCTCTGCGACGCGCTTACTCCTTGATAGGAATTGTAGGAGGGGTTGTAGTCGTTGCAGCTGTTGTCGTGTCGGTGGTTGTCTACCGCTATCGGTGGGAACTGCGCTTTTACCTATACCGCTTGAGACGCCTATACGTGCAG GTTAACACTGAAGGGACAACTGAGTGCTTCCGGTATGACCTGTACCTTGCGCATAGTGCGGATGACCTTGACTGGATCAACGAAGAGTTGTTGCCCTTGTTGGAGCGGGAACATGGCCTTGCAGTTTTTGTGGAGGAACGGGACACTGTAGGAGGAGCTGTAGCTGCAGGGACGTAG